In the genome of Nocardia terpenica, one region contains:
- a CDS encoding pentapeptide repeat-containing protein encodes MPRDLADLPYARYLTAFDAELESDYDYESVHLDNAVFDDLDVHGVRFTESAFTGVAFAGGIMQHGRFDDVWLRGVRFVGVNLGQSTWLNSEFVDSALSGVELVGATVRRIRFEGCKFESVNFRTAQLRDVSFVDCVLRDTDFSEAGLTRVTFPGSRLDGVTLHRSTLDAVDLRGAATLDLTAGIDSLRGAIVGTAQLLDLAPAFARAAGIIVRDN; translated from the coding sequence GTGCCTCGTGACCTTGCCGATCTGCCCTATGCCCGCTATCTGACGGCGTTCGATGCCGAGCTGGAATCGGATTACGATTACGAGTCCGTTCATCTCGACAATGCCGTGTTCGACGACCTCGATGTGCATGGTGTGCGATTCACCGAGTCCGCGTTCACCGGGGTGGCCTTCGCCGGGGGCATCATGCAGCACGGGCGATTCGACGATGTCTGGCTGCGGGGCGTGCGTTTCGTCGGGGTCAATCTCGGTCAATCCACCTGGCTGAACAGTGAATTCGTGGACAGCGCGCTGTCGGGCGTGGAGCTGGTCGGTGCGACGGTGCGCCGAATCCGGTTCGAGGGCTGCAAATTCGAGTCGGTGAACTTTCGCACGGCGCAGCTGCGGGACGTCAGTTTCGTCGACTGTGTGCTGCGCGACACCGATTTCAGCGAGGCCGGGCTGACCCGGGTGACGTTCCCGGGCTCGCGTCTGGACGGGGTCACCCTGCACCGCTCCACCTTGGACGCGGTCGACCTGCGCGGCGCGGCGACCCTGGACCTCACCGCCGGTATCGACTCGCTGCGCGGTGCCATCGTCGGCACCGCGCAGCTGCTCGACCTGGCGCCCGCCTTCGCGCGGGCCGCCGGAATCATCGTGCGCGACAACTGA
- a CDS encoding lipase family protein produces MFSLRKPVVAVAVSAVVLLMSSVAGAATALADPLPPMPPDQNQLPDLPKEPDLYRHLPAPDPATDPWYAPPPGLDSMANGQIVRTRDVGTYVTGIPMPLTTRQILFRTTDVRGRAAVTATTVLIPPVPWIGSPRPILSYQEAIDGSAALCNPSFTLRAGIFKEITLLAGFLAQGFAVAVTDFDGLDGTEFLTFGEGNLVLDGIRAAKNDPTLGLADSAAALYGYSGGGSGTARAAERHRAYAPELRILGAAEGGVPGDMVQIARHNISHDEGLANFSGPANFTMWLALANLSRSYPEVFDPAEYLTPEGQELLKNVRGRCVWTSALTGAYRPVSAYLRPGKSLDDPAIHNVLVEQSLGQPQNLPDMPVLMWHGIWDELLPFPDSIKSTVDAYWNSGVDLRYVTTPIPEHVAADLSVLPAAETWISAMLRGLPPGPRLRIGI; encoded by the coding sequence ATGTTCTCCCTCCGTAAACCCGTTGTGGCCGTGGCCGTGTCCGCGGTGGTACTGCTGATGTCGAGTGTGGCCGGGGCCGCCACCGCGCTCGCCGATCCGCTCCCGCCGATGCCCCCCGATCAGAATCAGCTCCCGGATCTGCCGAAGGAGCCCGACCTGTATCGCCATCTGCCGGCGCCGGATCCGGCGACCGATCCCTGGTACGCGCCGCCGCCGGGGCTGGATTCGATGGCGAACGGGCAGATCGTGCGCACCCGCGACGTGGGCACGTATGTGACGGGCATTCCGATGCCGCTGACCACCCGCCAGATCCTGTTCCGCACCACCGATGTTCGCGGCCGGGCCGCGGTCACCGCGACCACCGTGCTGATTCCGCCGGTGCCGTGGATCGGCAGCCCGCGCCCGATCCTGTCGTATCAGGAGGCCATCGATGGCAGTGCGGCGCTGTGCAATCCGTCGTTCACGTTGCGGGCGGGGATCTTCAAGGAGATCACCCTGCTGGCCGGTTTCCTGGCACAGGGATTCGCGGTGGCGGTCACCGATTTCGACGGCCTCGACGGCACCGAGTTCCTGACCTTCGGCGAGGGCAATCTGGTGCTCGACGGCATTCGCGCGGCGAAGAACGATCCCACGCTGGGACTGGCGGATTCAGCCGCCGCGCTGTACGGCTACTCCGGCGGCGGGAGCGGGACCGCCCGCGCCGCCGAGCGGCATCGCGCCTACGCCCCGGAGCTGCGGATCCTCGGTGCGGCCGAGGGCGGGGTGCCCGGCGACATGGTGCAGATCGCCCGGCACAACATCTCCCACGACGAGGGCCTGGCCAACTTCAGCGGTCCGGCGAATTTCACCATGTGGCTGGCGCTGGCCAATCTGTCGCGCAGCTATCCCGAGGTGTTCGATCCGGCCGAGTACCTGACGCCGGAGGGACAGGAGCTGCTGAAAAACGTTCGGGGACGGTGCGTGTGGACCAGCGCCCTCACCGGGGCCTATCGCCCGGTGAGCGCGTATCTGCGGCCGGGCAAGAGCCTCGACGATCCGGCCATTCACAATGTTCTGGTGGAGCAGAGCCTCGGGCAGCCGCAGAATCTGCCCGATATGCCGGTCCTCATGTGGCACGGGATCTGGGACGAGCTGCTGCCGTTCCCGGATTCGATCAAATCGACGGTCGACGCGTACTGGAACAGCGGCGTCGATCTGCGCTACGTCACCACGCCGATCCCCGAGCATGTGGCCGCCGACCTGTCGGTGCTCCCGGCCGCGGAGACCTGGATCAGCGCGATGCTGCGCGGCCTGCCGCCCGGACCCCGGCTGCGGATCGGCATCTGA
- a CDS encoding TetR/AcrR family transcriptional regulator — MPEKSERAERRTQQQRREATIAKLVDAAIDTIIEDGYYRTTIAAICGRAGVSAGALFRHFESRLALIAVVAEEISRRILAEADGVLAVPRDERAPQVESALRLLAGLAGSPLVDAWHEMMVAARTDRELRERIAPALPRFYDGILVRAKALGALDGLPESVHELAAFSLTHLFSGAALTGSVYPRPDLDARRIPLAVAWIRSTPEL; from the coding sequence ATGCCCGAAAAGTCGGAACGCGCCGAGCGTCGTACCCAACAGCAGCGCCGGGAAGCGACGATCGCGAAATTGGTCGACGCGGCCATCGACACCATCATCGAGGACGGCTATTACCGGACCACGATCGCCGCCATCTGCGGCCGTGCCGGAGTGTCGGCCGGGGCGCTGTTCCGTCACTTCGAATCCCGGCTGGCCCTCATCGCGGTCGTGGCCGAGGAGATCAGCCGCCGCATCCTGGCCGAGGCGGACGGGGTGCTCGCCGTGCCGCGCGACGAGCGCGCACCGCAGGTGGAGAGCGCGCTGCGGCTGCTGGCCGGGCTGGCGGGGTCGCCGCTGGTCGACGCCTGGCACGAGATGATGGTGGCCGCCCGCACCGATCGGGAGCTGCGCGAGCGGATCGCCCCGGCGCTGCCGCGGTTCTACGACGGAATCCTGGTGCGCGCCAAGGCACTCGGCGCACTCGACGGGCTCCCGGAGTCGGTGCACGAGCTGGCGGCCTTCTCGCTCACCCATTTGTTCTCGGGGGCGGCCCTCACCGGCAGCGTCTACCCGCGCCCGGACCTGGATGCGCGCCGAATTCCCTTGGCGGTGGCCTGGATTCGGTCCACGCCGGAACTGTAG
- the yczE gene encoding membrane protein YczE, with protein sequence MLLRRLFALYLGLWLYGTSMAVMIRAGLGLDPWDAFHQGVARHVPVSFGTVTAATGIAVLLAWIPLRQRPGLGTVSNVVVIALAVDAGLWLLPQAHPLPVRIGAMVAAVLLNAVATVLYIGAGMGPGPRDGLMTGLVRRTGRPVWLVRTGIEATVLVTGWLLGGSVGIGTLVYAFGIGPLIHALIPFVDRWLPGFHTTPAPQPVPA encoded by the coding sequence ATGTTGCTTCGCCGGTTATTCGCGCTCTACCTCGGACTCTGGCTGTACGGGACGTCCATGGCGGTGATGATCCGCGCGGGCCTCGGCCTGGACCCGTGGGACGCGTTCCATCAGGGCGTGGCGCGGCACGTGCCGGTCAGCTTCGGCACCGTCACCGCGGCCACCGGTATCGCGGTGCTGCTGGCGTGGATTCCGCTGCGGCAGCGGCCGGGACTGGGCACGGTGAGCAATGTCGTGGTGATCGCGCTGGCGGTCGACGCGGGGCTGTGGCTGCTGCCGCAGGCCCACCCGCTCCCGGTGCGCATCGGCGCGATGGTGGCGGCGGTCCTGCTCAATGCGGTCGCCACCGTGCTCTACATCGGCGCGGGCATGGGCCCGGGCCCGCGCGACGGCCTGATGACCGGCCTGGTTCGCCGCACCGGCCGCCCGGTGTGGCTGGTGCGGACCGGCATCGAGGCGACCGTGCTGGTCACCGGCTGGTTACTGGGCGGCAGCGTCGGCATCGGCACCCTGGTCTACGCCTTCGGCATCGGCCCGCTCATCCATGCGCTGATCCCGTTCGTGGATCGCTGGCTCCCGGGCTTTCACACCACCCCGGCCCCGCAACCGGTACCGGCCTGA
- the trpS gene encoding tryptophan--tRNA ligase yields MPRRLTGFTPSGDLHLGNYFGAIEPALREQVSGDTGIFISDLHALTLPHDPAEVRRRTLEFATLLLAAGVDPGLGPFFVQSQVPEHTELHYLLECATGYGEARRMIQFKEKSRRGQQVRLSLLTYPVLMAADILLYDAEEIPVGEDQRQHVELARDVATRFNAAYGPVFTLPRAVNPPVAARIMDVADPTVKMSKSLSAAGSLRLLDPPDVLRRTVMRAVTDGGAEVAYDPGHRPGVANLLTILSACTGTPPARLAENFSGYGTLKHAVADAVVALLEPIQRRYAELSADPEYVRKVLRQSAIEVRERAAVKVAQTKEAIGLLPV; encoded by the coding sequence ATGCCACGACGACTCACCGGCTTCACCCCCTCGGGCGATCTGCACCTGGGGAACTACTTCGGAGCCATCGAACCCGCGCTCCGCGAGCAGGTCTCGGGTGACACCGGCATCTTCATCTCGGACCTGCACGCCCTGACGCTGCCGCACGATCCGGCCGAGGTGCGCAGGCGCACGCTGGAATTCGCGACCCTGCTGCTGGCCGCGGGCGTCGATCCCGGTCTCGGCCCGTTCTTCGTGCAGTCGCAGGTGCCCGAACACACCGAGCTGCACTATCTGCTCGAATGCGCCACCGGCTACGGGGAGGCGCGGCGGATGATCCAGTTCAAGGAGAAATCCCGGCGCGGACAACAGGTTCGGCTGTCGCTGCTGACCTATCCCGTCCTGATGGCCGCCGACATCCTGCTCTACGACGCCGAGGAGATCCCGGTCGGCGAGGACCAGCGCCAGCACGTCGAACTCGCCCGCGATGTCGCCACCCGCTTCAACGCCGCCTACGGTCCGGTGTTCACCCTGCCGCGGGCGGTGAATCCACCGGTGGCCGCGCGCATCATGGATGTCGCCGATCCCACGGTGAAGATGAGCAAGTCGCTGTCCGCTGCGGGCTCGCTGCGGCTGCTCGACCCACCGGATGTGTTGCGCCGCACCGTGATGCGCGCTGTGACCGACGGCGGCGCGGAGGTCGCCTACGACCCCGGCCACCGGCCCGGCGTCGCCAACCTGCTGACCATCCTGTCGGCCTGCACCGGAACCCCACCGGCCCGCCTGGCCGAGAACTTCAGCGGCTACGGCACCTTGAAACACGCGGTCGCCGACGCCGTTGTGGCCCTGCTGGAACCGATCCAGCGCCGCTACGCAGAGCTGTCGGCCGATCCGGAGTATGTCCGAAAGGTACTGCGGCAGAGCGCGATAGAAGTCCGGGAAAGAGCCGCGGTCAAGGTGGCGCAGACCAAGGAAGCGATCGGCCTGCTACCTGTGTGA
- a CDS encoding VIT1/CCC1 transporter family protein, with protein MESGPGGHSLLVVDETAENPHPHEPHTEGLGAKLNWLRAGVLGANDGIVSTAGLVVGVAAATTSRGPILTAGLAGLVAGAMSMAVGEYVSVSTQRDSERALLSKERRELAEEPEYELRELAQIYRAKGLSPETARQVAQELTTHDAFAAHAEAELGLDPEDLTNPWQAAMSSAISFTLGALLPLAAILLLPASWRIPITFAAVLAALALTGSVSARLGGSSRGRAVLRVVIGGALAMAITYGIGQLAGTAGA; from the coding sequence ATGGAATCGGGGCCGGGCGGGCATAGTCTGCTCGTCGTGGACGAAACAGCCGAGAATCCGCATCCGCACGAGCCGCACACCGAGGGGTTGGGCGCGAAGCTGAACTGGTTGCGGGCCGGGGTGCTGGGCGCCAACGACGGCATCGTGTCCACCGCCGGCCTGGTGGTCGGCGTCGCGGCCGCCACCACGAGCCGCGGGCCCATTCTCACCGCGGGCCTGGCCGGGCTGGTGGCCGGCGCCATGTCCATGGCGGTCGGCGAATACGTCTCGGTCAGCACCCAGCGCGATTCCGAGCGGGCGCTGCTGTCGAAGGAACGGCGCGAGCTCGCCGAGGAGCCGGAATACGAGCTGCGCGAACTGGCGCAGATCTACCGGGCCAAGGGCCTGTCCCCGGAGACGGCCCGGCAGGTGGCCCAGGAGCTCACCACCCACGACGCGTTCGCCGCCCACGCGGAGGCCGAATTGGGTTTGGACCCCGAGGATCTCACCAACCCCTGGCAGGCCGCGATGTCCTCGGCCATCTCCTTCACCCTGGGTGCCCTGCTACCGCTGGCCGCCATCCTCCTGCTCCCGGCATCCTGGCGTATCCCGATAACCTTCGCCGCCGTCCTGGCAGCCCTCGCCCTGACCGGCTCGGTAAGCGCCCGCCTCGGCGGCAGCAGCCGAGGCCGAGCGGTGCTGCGCGTCGTAATCGGCGGCGCACTGGCCATGGCGATCACCTATGGGATCGGGCAGTTGGCGGGGACCGCGGGGGCGTGA
- a CDS encoding MarR family winged helix-turn-helix transcriptional regulator — protein sequence MANSPKRSHPAVGAWAALLQVHAKLVPELDAELRRATGLPLSWYDVLLELDAPHQLRMSDLGERVVLSRTRVSRLVTELESHGLVRRDTNPDDARSAFVSITDTGRERLREAAPHYLSGIQRRFADLSTAELDSVAAALRKVVGPTALPDPRRP from the coding sequence GTGGCGAACTCTCCGAAACGATCCCATCCGGCCGTGGGGGCCTGGGCCGCCCTGCTGCAGGTGCACGCCAAGCTGGTGCCCGAGCTCGATGCCGAGCTGCGCCGCGCGACCGGGCTCCCCTTGAGCTGGTACGACGTCCTGCTCGAACTCGATGCGCCGCACCAATTGCGGATGAGCGACCTCGGCGAGCGGGTGGTCCTGAGCCGGACCCGGGTGAGTCGCCTGGTCACCGAGCTCGAATCGCACGGCCTGGTCCGTCGCGACACCAACCCCGACGACGCCCGCTCCGCCTTCGTCTCCATCACCGACACCGGCCGCGAACGGTTGCGCGAGGCGGCGCCGCACTACCTGTCCGGCATTCAGCGCCGCTTCGCCGACCTCAGCACCGCGGAGCTCGATTCGGTGGCCGCGGCCCTGCGCAAGGTCGTGGGCCCGACCGCCCTCCCCGATCCTCGGCGACCCTGA
- a CDS encoding rhodanese-like domain-containing protein — MTALITRDELAKEIEAGSVIVIDALGAEYYAKAHLPGALNLVEEDVESEAPRLIPNKDAAIVTYCSNAACGNSQQVATRLENLGYTNVRKYREGIQDWSEAGLPLVS; from the coding sequence ATGACCGCACTGATCACTCGCGACGAACTCGCCAAGGAGATCGAGGCCGGTTCGGTGATCGTGATCGACGCGCTCGGCGCCGAGTACTACGCCAAGGCGCACCTTCCCGGCGCCCTGAACCTCGTCGAGGAGGACGTGGAAAGCGAAGCGCCGCGCCTGATTCCGAACAAGGACGCGGCGATCGTCACCTACTGCTCGAACGCGGCCTGCGGCAACAGCCAGCAGGTCGCCACCAGGCTGGAGAACCTCGGATACACGAATGTGCGCAAGTACCGCGAGGGCATTCAGGACTGGTCGGAAGCGGGCCTGCCGCTCGTGAGCTGA
- a CDS encoding serine/threonine dehydratase yields the protein MVDRLGYDEIKTAADRIAGLVRPIAVSPVEAGAIAGADSGRVWLAHEYLQHTGTFKARGALNFIAAHKETGTLPDAGVTIASGGNAALACAWAARREGVRATVFVPENAPRVKVDRLRRLGAEVRQVGTQYAEAAAACAEFAARTGALASHAYDNPLIAAGAGTLLDEIRDRLPDLDTVVVAVGGGGLFAGVATAAGQHGMRTVAVEPRTCRALNAAVEAGHPVDVPVDSIAADSLGARRVTPLALTAATVFDTRSVLVDDADIVAARQTLWDDRRIAVEAGGAAALAALLRNPQAYVPAPGEHICIVLCGANTDPSDLANG from the coding sequence ATGGTGGATCGGCTCGGCTACGACGAGATCAAGACCGCGGCGGACCGGATTGCCGGGCTGGTGCGTCCCATCGCGGTGAGTCCGGTCGAGGCCGGGGCCATCGCGGGCGCCGACTCGGGGCGGGTGTGGCTGGCGCATGAATATCTTCAGCACACCGGCACCTTCAAGGCCCGGGGCGCGCTCAATTTCATTGCGGCGCACAAGGAAACGGGCACCCTGCCGGATGCCGGGGTGACCATTGCCAGTGGCGGCAACGCCGCGCTGGCCTGCGCCTGGGCCGCCCGGCGCGAGGGTGTGCGGGCCACGGTCTTCGTTCCCGAGAACGCCCCCCGGGTCAAGGTCGACAGGTTGCGCCGCCTCGGCGCCGAGGTGCGTCAGGTCGGCACCCAGTACGCCGAGGCCGCGGCCGCCTGCGCCGAATTCGCCGCTCGCACCGGCGCTCTGGCCTCGCACGCCTACGACAATCCGCTGATCGCCGCCGGCGCGGGCACCCTGCTCGACGAGATCCGCGACCGGCTCCCGGATCTCGACACCGTCGTCGTCGCGGTCGGCGGGGGCGGACTGTTCGCCGGGGTCGCGACCGCCGCGGGGCAGCACGGCATGCGGACCGTGGCCGTCGAACCCCGCACCTGCCGCGCCCTCAACGCCGCCGTCGAGGCCGGACACCCGGTCGATGTGCCGGTCGACTCGATCGCCGCCGACTCGCTGGGCGCGCGCCGGGTCACCCCGCTGGCCCTCACCGCCGCAACAGTTTTCGACACCCGCTCGGTGCTCGTCGACGACGCCGATATAGTCGCCGCCCGACAGACCCTGTGGGACGACCGCCGCATCGCCGTCGAAGCCGGCGGCGCGGCAGCACTGGCCGCCCTCCTCCGCAACCCGCAGGCGTACGTCCCCGCGCCGGGCGAGCACATCTGCATCGTGCTGTGCGGAGCCAATACCGATCCATCGGATCTCGCGAACGGCTGA
- a CDS encoding helix-turn-helix domain-containing protein: protein METGQRDSAAFGARLRAAREAAGVSLAALAARTHFSKSLLGLLETGQRQGGRARAVSSSRLDRRVTEIERLLTT, encoded by the coding sequence ATGGAGACCGGCCAACGGGACTCGGCCGCATTCGGTGCCCGATTGCGCGCCGCCCGTGAGGCTGCCGGTGTCAGCTTGGCCGCGCTGGCCGCGCGTACCCATTTCAGTAAGTCTCTGCTGGGCTTGCTCGAAACTGGACAACGACAAGGCGGCCGAGCACGTGCTGTCAGCTCGTCACGTCTGGACCGCCGCGTCACCGAGATCGAGCGCCTTCTGACTACCTGA
- a CDS encoding calcium:proton antiporter: MIRRWTTIVPLLAAVVLAIAWFTHPSGPAVIVLALALAGAVLSAVQHAEVVAHRMGEPFGSLVLAVAVTVIEVGLILTLMASGGDDASSLARDTVFAAVMITCNGIFGLSLLVGAVRRRVAEFNAEGTGAALATVATLATLSLVLPTFTTSKPGPEFSGSQLAFAAVASLLLYGLFVMVQTVRHPGDFLPVESMNDADEHSETPSTATALVSLGLLLVALIGVVGLAKMVSPSIENGVHAAGLPRSVVGVVIAMLVLLPETLAAVRAARRGRVQTSLNLALGSSMASIGLTIPAIAIATIWISTPLTLGLGATQMVLLALTVVVGVLTVVPGRATLLQGGVHLVLFAAFVFLAVSP, from the coding sequence CTGATCCGACGCTGGACGACCATTGTTCCGTTGCTGGCCGCCGTGGTTCTAGCAATCGCGTGGTTCACCCATCCCTCCGGTCCGGCGGTGATCGTCTTGGCGTTGGCGCTGGCTGGAGCGGTGCTCTCGGCCGTGCAGCATGCCGAGGTGGTGGCCCATCGGATGGGGGAGCCGTTCGGATCGTTGGTGCTGGCGGTGGCTGTCACCGTGATCGAGGTCGGCCTGATCTTGACCTTGATGGCGTCCGGTGGGGACGATGCGTCGTCGTTGGCGCGCGATACCGTGTTCGCGGCGGTGATGATCACCTGCAACGGAATCTTCGGGTTGTCGCTGTTGGTCGGCGCGGTGCGTCGACGGGTGGCCGAGTTCAATGCGGAGGGGACGGGCGCAGCCCTGGCAACCGTGGCTACCCTTGCCACGCTCAGCCTGGTGTTGCCGACGTTCACCACGAGTAAGCCCGGTCCGGAGTTCTCCGGATCGCAGCTGGCGTTCGCCGCGGTGGCTTCATTGCTGCTCTACGGGTTGTTCGTGATGGTGCAGACGGTTCGGCACCCCGGCGACTTCCTGCCCGTGGAATCCATGAACGACGCCGACGAGCACAGCGAAACACCTTCCACTGCAACAGCATTGGTCAGCCTCGGGTTGTTGCTGGTCGCGCTGATCGGCGTGGTCGGGCTCGCGAAAATGGTGTCGCCGTCGATCGAAAACGGCGTACACGCAGCGGGGCTTCCGCGCTCGGTGGTCGGTGTGGTGATCGCCATGCTCGTCCTGCTACCGGAGACCCTGGCCGCCGTCCGCGCTGCCCGTCGTGGCCGTGTCCAAACCAGCCTGAATCTGGCGCTGGGTTCCTCGATGGCGAGTATCGGGCTGACGATTCCCGCCATCGCCATAGCCACGATCTGGATCTCGACGCCCTTGACGTTGGGTCTGGGCGCGACCCAGATGGTGCTGCTGGCGCTGACCGTCGTCGTCGGCGTGCTCACCGTCGTTCCCGGTCGAGCCACCTTGCTGCAAGGCGGAGTGCATCTTGTGCTGTTCGCGGCCTTCGTGTTTCTCGCGGTGAGCCCGTAG
- a CDS encoding YnfA family protein, producing the protein MTVTRSIALFVVAAVFEIGGAWLIWQGVREHRGWAWIGAGVIALGLYGFVATVQPDAHFGRILAAYGGVFVAGSLAWAMALDGFRPDRWDIIGALVCMIGVAVIMYAPRTT; encoded by the coding sequence ATGACGGTAACTCGTTCGATCGCGTTGTTCGTCGTAGCCGCGGTCTTCGAGATCGGCGGGGCCTGGCTGATCTGGCAGGGGGTACGCGAACATCGCGGCTGGGCATGGATCGGTGCGGGCGTGATCGCCCTGGGCCTGTACGGGTTCGTCGCCACCGTGCAGCCCGACGCCCACTTCGGCCGTATCCTCGCCGCCTACGGCGGTGTCTTCGTCGCGGGATCTCTGGCCTGGGCGATGGCCCTCGACGGCTTCCGACCCGACCGCTGGGACATCATCGGAGCCTTGGTGTGCATGATCGGGGTCGCCGTCATCATGTACGCACCCCGCACAACCTGA
- a CDS encoding MerR family transcriptional regulator, producing the protein MMRISELAERSGVPATTLRFYETAGLLPADRTPTGYRAYGPDAIERLAFIGAAKNLGLSLDEIGELLPVWQDGPCTQVKVDLRPRIRARLDQAEARLTELRAFITSLHIALQRLDQLPDRTDRCDPDCGFLAPTDTTRATELPLSPTRANAENTERWRNAPVACSLTGDAMTDRIERWRDALDGAVRTTIPDGVRLVVPVDRAGMLAELAAAEQHCCPFFDFRLHLDGPALRLEVRAPTDGTDLLAEVFGLPENPLRPRDGKARRS; encoded by the coding sequence ATGATGCGCATCTCCGAGCTGGCCGAACGCAGCGGCGTCCCGGCCACGACGCTGCGGTTCTATGAGACCGCGGGGCTGCTCCCCGCCGACCGCACCCCGACCGGCTACCGCGCCTACGGACCGGACGCGATCGAACGGCTGGCGTTCATCGGCGCAGCCAAGAACCTCGGTCTGTCCCTCGACGAGATCGGCGAACTGCTTCCGGTATGGCAGGACGGGCCATGCACCCAGGTCAAAGTCGATCTGCGGCCGCGGATCCGGGCAAGGCTGGACCAAGCCGAGGCCCGACTGACCGAACTACGCGCCTTCATCACGTCCCTGCACATCGCCCTGCAACGACTCGATCAACTGCCCGACCGCACCGACCGCTGCGACCCCGACTGCGGTTTCCTCGCCCCCACCGACACCACCCGGGCAACCGAGTTGCCGTTGTCCCCCACCCGCGCCAACGCCGAGAACACCGAACGCTGGCGCAACGCACCGGTCGCCTGCTCGTTGACCGGCGACGCGATGACCGACCGGATCGAGCGATGGCGCGACGCGCTCGACGGTGCCGTCCGCACCACCATCCCCGACGGTGTGCGGCTGGTCGTGCCGGTCGACCGTGCCGGTATGCTCGCGGAATTGGCTGCGGCCGAACAACACTGCTGCCCGTTCTTCGACTTCCGCCTCCATCTGGACGGGCCGGCACTGCGGTTGGAGGTACGCGCTCCCACCGACGGCACCGACTTGCTCGCCGAGGTGTTCGGTCTGCCCGAGAATCCCCTTCGTCCCCGAGACGGAAAGGCAAGGCGCTCATGA
- a CDS encoding DUF397 domain-containing protein, translated as MNKKDLDGIPALKAAASGPDGHCVAFAALGDGTIAVFNTNDGQHAPVLQFTPCEWEAFLDGVRTDRFITA; from the coding sequence ATGAACAAGAAGGACCTCGACGGAATCCCCGCGCTCAAAGCCGCTGCCAGCGGCCCCGACGGCCACTGCGTGGCCTTCGCGGCATTGGGCGACGGCACAATCGCGGTATTCAACACCAACGACGGCCAGCACGCGCCCGTACTCCAGTTCACCCCCTGCGAATGGGAGGCGTTCCTCGACGGCGTCCGCACCGACCGATTCATCACCGCCTGA
- a CDS encoding ABC transporter permease, translating to MKLETHRGSSASAVRIVRKNFSDTGVSALRTFGRAVDIARESVAGTATDIVRAEFQWREAILQAWRLVTVTAIPAVLIAIPFGVIVSVQVGNLIHTLGADSLLGATGGLGVIKQGAPLATGFLLGGAGAAAIAADLGARTIREEIDALNTMGISPIHRMVIPRLVAMVVVAPLLNILIIFVGVVAGYAVAVGGQNVTPGSYWATFGSFTTVADVWVSLLKAVLFGFLVVIIACQRGLEAKGGPRGVADAVNAAVVLSVVSIAIVNLGVTQVVEMFLPTRLV from the coding sequence TTGAAACTCGAGACACACCGCGGCTCGAGCGCGTCCGCCGTCCGAATCGTCCGCAAGAATTTCTCCGACACCGGGGTGTCCGCGCTGCGCACCTTCGGCCGGGCGGTGGATATCGCGCGAGAATCGGTGGCGGGAACGGCGACCGATATCGTGCGCGCCGAATTCCAGTGGCGCGAGGCGATTCTGCAGGCGTGGCGACTGGTGACGGTGACCGCGATTCCGGCCGTGCTCATCGCGATTCCGTTCGGCGTGATCGTATCCGTCCAGGTGGGCAACCTTATTCACACGCTCGGCGCGGATTCGCTGCTGGGCGCGACCGGTGGGCTGGGTGTTATCAAACAGGGCGCGCCGCTGGCGACCGGGTTCCTGCTCGGTGGCGCGGGGGCGGCCGCGATCGCCGCGGATCTGGGCGCGCGGACCATTCGCGAGGAGATCGATGCGCTGAATACCATGGGTATCAGCCCGATTCACCGGATGGTGATCCCGCGGCTGGTGGCCATGGTGGTGGTCGCGCCGCTGCTGAACATCCTGATTATCTTCGTCGGCGTCGTGGCCGGTTACGCGGTCGCGGTCGGCGGGCAGAACGTGACGCCCGGAAGTTACTGGGCGACCTTCGGTTCGTTCACCACGGTCGCCGACGTGTGGGTGTCGCTGCTGAAGGCGGTGCTGTTCGGCTTCCTGGTGGTGATCATCGCCTGCCAGCGCGGGCTCGAGGCCAAGGGCGGGCCGCGCGGGGTGGCCGACGCGGTGAATGCGGCCGTGGTGCTGTCGGTGGTGTCGATCGCGATCGTGAATCTCGGTGTGACACAGGTGGTCGAGATGTTCCTGCCGACGAGGCTGGTGTGA